The genomic segment GGTGTACGGGGCGTACTCGGCCGGCCGGCTGCTCGCCCGCGGCGACACCTCCCACGCCGTCGACCACGGCCTGGCGCTCCTGCGGATCGAGAAGGCCCTGTGGCTCAACGCCGAGCATCCGCTGAACCGTCTGTTCACCCGTGAGCCCTGGATCGGGATCCCCGCCGACTTCTGGTACGCGTCGCTGCACTACCTGGTCACGCCCGCGCTCCTGGTGTGGCTCTTCCGGTCCCGCACGGTGCGCTACCGCGCCGCCCGCACCTGGCTGCTGACCTCCACCTTCATCGGCCTCATCGGCTTCACCCTGCTCCCGACCTGCCCGCCCCGGCTGCTCGACCCGACCCACGGTTTCGTCGACACCATGGCCCACTACAGCTCGTGGGGCTGGTGGGGCGGCGAGGCCAGCGCGCCCCGCGGCCTGGGCGGGATGACGAACCAGTACGCGGCGATGCCGAGCCTGCACGTCGGCTGGGCCCTGTGGTGCGGTGTGATCCTCTGGCGCTTCGGCGGCGGCTCGCGTCTCGTGCGGACCGCGGCCGTCGCGTACCCGCTGATCACCACGATCGTGGTGATGGGCACCGCGAACCACTACTTCCTCGACGCCGTGGCGGGCGCCGCCGTGATGGGGGCGGGCCTGCTGCTGACACCGCTGGTGCTGCGGACCGCGGACCGGTGCCGGGCCTCCCTCGGCCTCGGGACGGCGGCGGAGGGCCGGTTCGGCGGCGGCGACCGACGGCGCGCGGAGGAGCCGGTCGCTCCTGCCACGGTCGCCTCTCGTGCCTCGGTTTCCCCGATTGTCAGTGGAGGGTGCCAGACTTCCCCGGGTGAGCGAATTCCACGGCAGCGGATCACCGGACCCGAGCCGGGTGCCGCCCCCTCGGAGGCAGGGGACGGCGCTGCGGCAGCGGCTCGCTGAGCTACGCGGCCCCGAGGTCCCACCCAAGGCGCTGGACGCGCGCGCCCTCGCCGCGCTCGCGGCCAACCCGGGCTGTGAGCGCCGCGCGCTGCTGGACGGCGCGGGCGTGAACAAGGCGGTCCTGGCGGACGCGCTCGGCTCGCCCTCCGCCTTCGGCCAGTCCCAGTTCGCCTTCATGCGGGGCAACGCCTTCGAGGCCCGCGTCAAGGCCGACGGCGGCGCGGAGTTGCTGCGGCTGGTGCACGAGAGACTGGACCCCGGCGCCGAGCCGCCCACCTCGGCCTCGGTCCCCGACCTCACCGCCGTGGGCCCCGAGGGCCGCGCCGCCCGTACGGCACTGGCGTTGCGCGACGCCACGGACGCCGGCGGCTGGGCGCTGCTCGACCACCCCATGCTCGCGCTCGACGTCGCGGGCTCCCCCGCCTTCCTGGAGCCGGACGCGGTGGTGGTCCACCCGGACGGCACCTGGTCGGTCGTCGAGATCAAGTCCTTCCCGATGCTGGACGGTTCGGCGGACCCGGCGAAGGTGGGCGCGGCGGCCCGCCAGTCCGCGGTGTACGTGCTGGCGCTGGAGGAGGTCGCCGCCCGGCTCGGCGGCGACACCCGCGCGGGCGCCCCCGCCCCGGAGGTCCGCCACCGGGTGCTGCTGGTCTGCCCCAGGGACTTCACCAACCTCCCGACGGCCGCCGCGGTGGACGTCCGCAAGCAACGGGCGGTCACCCGCCGCCAGTTGGCGCGACTGACCCGTATCGAGGAGATCGCGGACACCCTCCCCGAGGGCACCTGCTTCGCCCCGGAGCTGCCGCAGGAGCAGCTGACGACCGCCGTGGAGACGCTGTCCGCCAGCTACGCCCCCGAGTGCCTCGCCGCCTGCGAGCTGGCCTTCCACTGCCGGAGCCGCTCCCGCACGGAGGGCGCGGTGACGTCCCTGGGCCGCGCCACCCGCGCCGAACTGGGCGGCCTCACGACGGTCGACGACGTCCTGGCGGCGGCCCACGGCCACGCCGGCGACCCGGACGACCCCGCCGTGGCCGCGCTGCGCAGGGCGGCGGAGCTGCGGGCCGAAGCACTGGGCACCGCGGGCGCGCCCCGGGAGGATGCCGCGTGTCGCTGATCGCCACCCTCGCGCGCCTCGAAGCCGTCAGCACGGGCCGCGCCCAGCCCGCCGCCACCGTCCTGCACCGGCATCTGTCGGACCGCCCCCTCGTCCTCGTGCCGCTCACCACCGCCGGTGAGGCCGGGGCCCCGCTCGGCGCGCTCGTCGGCACCGACCGGGACGCGCCCCGGCTGCTGGTGGTGCCGCAGCCCCGTGACCGTGACCTGCGGTTCGCGTTCCTCGCCGAGCTGGCGGACATCGTGCTGCCGTACGTGGACTCCTACGCCGACGTCGTGGAGGCGGCCGAGCGCGGCGAGACCGACCCGGAGACCGGCAAGCGCGTCAAGGTCGAGGTCGAACTGTGCGCGGACGCACCCCAGTTGATCCTGCCGAGCCGGACGGGCATCGACCTCGTACGCCTTCTCGGGCGCTCCATGCGGTTCCGGCGCACCGCCGAGCAGGACCCGGAGGCACCCCATCCGGCGCCGCCGCGTGTCCCGTTGCTCGGGCGGTGGCTCACGCACTTCGGGGAGCGGGCGCGGGTGCCGGGCTCCTCACTGCTGCTCGCGCTCACCGACCTGCTGTC from the Streptomyces sp. NBC_00310 genome contains:
- a CDS encoding phosphatase PAP2 family protein, with protein sequence MPQIEATEAPVTRTTGAPVTEAAPTRPRWWTELPLILLVYGAYSAGRLLARGDTSHAVDHGLALLRIEKALWLNAEHPLNRLFTREPWIGIPADFWYASLHYLVTPALLVWLFRSRTVRYRAARTWLLTSTFIGLIGFTLLPTCPPRLLDPTHGFVDTMAHYSSWGWWGGEASAPRGLGGMTNQYAAMPSLHVGWALWCGVILWRFGGGSRLVRTAAVAYPLITTIVVMGTANHYFLDAVAGAAVMGAGLLLTPLVLRTADRCRASLGLGTAAEGRFGGGDRRRAEEPVAPATVASRASVSPIVSGGCQTSPGERIPRQRITGPEPGAAPSEAGDGAAAAAR